Proteins encoded together in one Carya illinoinensis cultivar Pawnee chromosome 3, C.illinoinensisPawnee_v1, whole genome shotgun sequence window:
- the LOC122303108 gene encoding tRNA (guanosine(18)-2'-O)-methyltransferase has translation MNAYKTLVGTSLTSLGCSLRSNRAASSPISFRPLTSFTSLLSLPLGPRIVCCRVPSRSYASSAEGAAISIEATGFTDQLLSTNPILETSDEGLFNDTVEHLLANPDDVARLMKMERRSVNLDGGQSVRANRWFPYLNRFRCGTDEYLSSGEVLEALNPYISDVRKERFRNVVRNRSYSVCLVVEGLCDFGNVSAVFRSADALGFQSVHVVSCDSKRYRNNRHVSMGAEKWLDIELWNSTLECFNFLRSRGYRIATTHVGMDAVSIYEMDWSCPTAIVVGNENRGISEEALELSDLHCSIPMKGMVDSFNVSVAAGILMHHAVCDRTSRLGCHGDLTVEQSQILLAEFSLRHSRSAISIANEYAKRKAGTFTPKL, from the exons ATGAACGCCTACAAAACCCTGGTCGGTACGTCTCTTACTTCCCTCGGATGCAGTCTCCGAAGCAATCGAGCAGCCTCCTCTCCAATCTCCTTTCGACCTCTTACTTCCTTCACTTCcctcctctctcttcctctcg GACCCAGAATCGTATGCTGCAGAGTTCCTTCCAGATCTTATGCTTCTTCCGCTGAAGGAGCCGCGATTTCAATTGAAGCCACAGGTTTCACGGACCAACTTCTTTCCACAAACCCAATCCTCGAGACATCGGATGAGGGACTTTTCAACGACACCGTCGAACACCTCCTTGCAAACCCCGACGACGTCGCAAGACTAATGAAAATGGAGCGCCGGTCCGTTAATCTCGATGGAGGCCAATCCGTACGAGCCAATCGGTGGTTCCCGTACCTCAACAGGTTCAGGTGCGGGACCGATGAGTATTTGAGCAGCGGTGAGGTGCTGGAGGCACTTAATCCGTACATATCGGATGTGAGGAAGGAGAGATTCCGGAATGTAGTGAGGAATCGGAGCTATTCGGTCTGCTTGGTAGTCGAAGGTCTTTGTGATTTCGGCAATGTTTCAGCTGTGTTTCGGTCCGCCGACGCCCTTGGGTTTCAATCGGTCCATGTTGTCTCGTGCGACTCGAAAAG GTATAGAAATAACCGCCATGTTAGCATGGGTGCAGAGAAATGGTTAGACATTGAACTTTGGAACTCCACCCTAGAGTGCTTTAATTTTCTTAGGTCACGTGGTTATCGAATTGCAACGACGCATGTGGGAATGGATGCG GTATCCATTTACGAGATGGATTGGTCATGCCCAACTGCAATTGTGGTGGGGAACGAGAACAG GGGGATAAGTGAGGAGGCCCTGGAGTTATCAGATTTGCATTGCAGCATTCCAATGAAAGGCATGGTAGACTCTTTCAATGTGTCAGTAGCTGCTGGCATCCTCATGCATCATGCTGTTTGCGACAGAACGTCACGCCTG GGCTGTCATGGTGATCTGACAGTGGAACAAAGCCAAATCCTACTTGCAGAGTTTTCTCTACGTCATAGCAGGAGTGCGATTAGCATTGCCAATGAATATGCAAAGCGAAAGGCTGGCACGTTCACCCCCAAGCTTTGA